A region from the Thermoplasmatales archaeon genome encodes:
- a CDS encoding RutC family protein, translating into MVQAVNSQKLQKMGPYSHAVISGGFVFLSGQTGNVSGAQTTFETQFQNTVEKISDILKLCESSLDFVVKCNVYLSDAKNFQKMNELYAVQFTKNPPARTTLVTGFVSPEVLLEMDVVAEIPKQKTSASNQWPFT; encoded by the coding sequence ATGGTACAGGCAGTAAATTCACAGAAACTCCAGAAGATGGGTCCTTATTCACATGCTGTTATCTCTGGAGGTTTTGTTTTCCTGTCTGGACAGACTGGAAATGTCTCCGGCGCGCAAACCACATTTGAAACACAGTTTCAAAATACCGTTGAAAAAATTTCCGACATACTGAAACTTTGTGAATCATCCCTAGATTTTGTTGTTAAGTGCAATGTTTATCTCTCTGATGCCAAGAATTTTCAGAAGATGAATGAGTTATACGCAGTTCAATTCACGAAGAACCCGCCGGCCAGAACAACTCTAGTCACGGGATTTGTATCTCCTGAAGTGCTTCTTGAAATGGATGTTGTTGCGGAAATTCCGAAGCAGAAAACCAGTGCGTCCAACCAATGGCCATTCACATGA